Proteins encoded within one genomic window of Halobacteroides halobius DSM 5150:
- the treC gene encoding alpha,alpha-phosphotrehalase, producing the protein MEKLSDKWWRDSVVYQIYPKSFNDTTGNGEGDLQGIIEKLDYLNKLGVDVIWLTPIYESPQNDNGYDISDYYSIYKEYGTMDDFERLLEEAHQRGIKVIMDIVINHTSTEHQWFKEARKSKDNQYRDFYIWKDGTEGEVPNNWESKFGGSAWQYDEQTGQYYLHLFDVTQADLNWENEEVRDKLYEMMNFWLEEKGVDGFRLDVINLVSKRQDFPDDYQGDGRRFYTDGPRVHEFMQEMNQEVFSNYDMMTVGEMSSTNIADCVKYTNPDRNELDMVFSFYHLKVDYPNGKKWSNEDFDFIQLKEILSNWQVGMNQGGGWNALFWCNHDQPRVVTRFGDDQEYHKESAKMLATTMHMMQGTPYIYQGEEIGMTDPKFDSIDDYRDVESLNAYQIMKEEGKTEEEIMAAIRAKSRDNSRTPMQWDASEHAGFTSGTPWIKEASNYKEINAEQALKEQDSIFYHYQELIKLRKELDIIVYGDYQLILDEHQDIFAYLRSYEDEKLLVINNFYGEETIFELPAKLQDLVDYQSEVLISNYSDYPKDFARIKLRPYESIVYHLEK; encoded by the coding sequence ATGGAAAAATTAAGTGATAAATGGTGGAGAGATTCCGTTGTCTATCAAATTTACCCTAAAAGCTTTAATGATACTACAGGAAATGGTGAAGGTGACTTACAAGGAATTATAGAGAAACTTGATTATTTAAATAAATTAGGGGTTGATGTAATCTGGTTAACTCCAATTTACGAATCACCTCAGAATGATAACGGATATGATATAAGTGATTATTATAGTATTTACAAAGAGTATGGAACAATGGATGATTTTGAGAGATTATTAGAAGAGGCTCATCAACGTGGGATTAAAGTTATTATGGATATAGTTATTAATCATACTTCTACTGAGCACCAATGGTTTAAGGAAGCAAGAAAGTCTAAAGATAATCAATATAGAGATTTTTATATTTGGAAGGATGGTACTGAAGGCGAAGTACCAAATAACTGGGAATCAAAATTTGGTGGTTCTGCTTGGCAGTATGATGAGCAGACGGGGCAATATTATTTACACTTATTTGATGTAACACAGGCTGATTTAAATTGGGAGAATGAAGAAGTACGAGATAAATTATATGAGATGATGAACTTTTGGTTAGAGGAAAAAGGAGTAGATGGATTTAGGTTAGATGTAATTAATTTAGTCTCTAAAAGACAAGATTTCCCAGATGATTATCAAGGTGATGGCAGGAGATTCTATACTGACGGGCCAAGGGTTCATGAGTTTATGCAGGAAATGAATCAAGAGGTATTCTCCAATTATGATATGATGACAGTAGGAGAGATGTCTTCAACTAATATTGCAGATTGTGTTAAATATACTAATCCTGATAGAAATGAATTAGATATGGTCTTTAGCTTCTATCATCTAAAAGTTGATTATCCAAATGGGAAGAAATGGAGTAATGAAGACTTTGATTTTATTCAATTAAAAGAAATTTTATCCAACTGGCAGGTAGGAATGAATCAAGGTGGGGGCTGGAATGCTCTATTTTGGTGTAACCATGACCAACCACGAGTTGTAACTAGATTTGGTGATGATCAAGAGTATCATAAAGAATCAGCCAAAATGCTTGCTACAACAATGCACATGATGCAAGGTACTCCTTATATTTATCAAGGAGAGGAAATTGGTATGACAGATCCTAAATTTGATAGTATTGATGACTATCGTGATGTTGAGTCGCTAAATGCTTATCAAATTATGAAAGAAGAAGGTAAGACAGAAGAAGAAATTATGGCTGCTATTAGGGCCAAGTCCAGAGACAACTCCCGAACTCCAATGCAATGGGATGCTAGTGAACATGCTGGTTTTACTAGTGGAACACCTTGGATTAAGGAAGCATCAAATTATAAAGAAATTAATGCCGAGCAGGCATTAAAAGAGCAAGATTCTATCTTTTATCATTACCAAGAATTAATTAAATTAAGAAAAGAACTAGATATTATTGTCTATGGTGATTACCAATTAATTTTAGATGAGCACCAAGATATTTTTGCTTATCTAAGAAGTTATGAAGACGAAAAATTATTAGTGATTAATAACTTCTATGGTGAAGAAACTATTTTTGAATTACCAGCTAAATTACAGGATTTAGTTGATTATCAAAGTGAAGTTTTAATTTCTAATTATAGTGATTATCCAAAAGATTTTGCAAGGATTAAACTAAGACCATATGAGTCAATTGTTTATCATCTTGAAAAATAA